The Dermacentor andersoni chromosome 1, qqDerAnde1_hic_scaffold, whole genome shotgun sequence genomic interval ATGCAGTATTGTTCCACTTTCTTTACGAACCGACGTTTAATGCATTGAAtgaagcagaaaagtaactggaatgcccatgtactTCGTCACACACTTtgggaatatctcgaaactggtgtcatcccgaaaattatttccaagtggatacgcctttcgAACTCGCCTGCTGCAATTCAACTGCAATATGTGCTTTAATTAAAATTAGTTAagtgtttgttaattagtcattCATGCAATTCGACTTCTCATGGAAGCAATGCACACCTTCTTCGGTAATACAGCTCAGTGGTTAGAATTATGCAATCTGCCACTGACGAATTTTGAAAATTTTGTATGGTctaaaaagagtaaaaaaaaaaacatttaaaaaatgcaaATGATTAACATGGAAGTTGCAGTTCTTGCTGCTTCACAGTGGGATAAGTTCGTACTTCATGTAACTTGACTGCAACTAGTAAAATTTCAAACATTCACACAACCCGTTTAGGACAAACGGCTTAATTTGTCACCATCCTAGTAAAGCGGGGAAGTCATCACGCATCAAGTTCCTTACCCAAGATGCATGGTTGGATTCCCCGCCGCGTTTCCCGATGTTGACGGAATACAAAAACGCtcgttgaaaaaagaaaaaaggaatatggggttttacatgccataaccacgatctgattataaggcacgccgtagcgggggactccaaaaatttggatcacctgggtttctttaacgtgcacttaaatctaagtacacgggtgttttcgcaatgcGCACTCATAGTAATGTGGCCGCCCCGGCCAAAATTCGATCCCGCAACTTCGTGCTtacagctcaacaccatagccactaaaccacggcgggtctcgtTTACGGCCTCTCACTGCGCTTGTGTTGCTTTTGGACGCCAAACTCCAACGACCATCATTGGTCAAAAACGTGAACTCGACAGACACCCCACCCCGCATACCACACTCTGGAGCATTTGGAATCGACATTCGCCATAGTACATGGCGATCCCGTGATATTGTGGGTAGCTCCTCATATACAGGTGAACTTTTACCTTATCGTTTCAAAGTTGAGTATACGGCCTTAAACTGCCACTGCGATTATAAATTTTATTTATCGATCGACGGCGGGCCATTACGCCGTAAGTTCACTAGCTAATATATAACAGCGGGACATGGCTAGACAGACCGGTTTTGTTGAGCTAATAATGAATGTCCGTCTAGAAATGCAGGTCACTCCAAAACAAAAGTGATCTCACCTGCCCCTTACATGTTTTCAGATTGACTATAGATAAGCGATACAATTTGGCAGGCAAGCAGCGGTTTTTCTTTAAAACAGGCGCTACAACTGGACATACTGATAACTATTTTGCTTTCGATTAGCTAGAATGTGCTCGCGCTAGTGGTGCCTTTAGTGAATCCGCGCGCGCTTTTGTCATCCGGACAGCCCGTAATGTTCCGGAACGGTACCTACTGTGTGCTTTATGCGCATGTGTGGATGTTGCATTAATAAACGCGTAAAACAGGGCTGCAAGAGCGCACAAAACACGGAAAAACTTCGCACATGGAAACATGAATCACAATAAACCACagaatatggaagaaaacgaTCAGACCATACAACAAACCCACAGCCGCAGCCCAGCCCATGCGCAGCCGGTATAACCGGAAACACAGTGCTCATTCAAAAATGAGGCACGGAAGGGAACATAAATTTTTTGTCTCGATATTGAACTACTAAAAACGCTATCTTACAATAGCATATTTAAAATGTTAAATATTTTAAGACCATTTTAACAATTGGTGAATATTATTTGTTAAAATTTACCTTAATTACGCGAGATTTTGGAGTTGGCAAGCGGAGTGGCGGAGTCCGGTGCTGTCGGTACTCTGTCCGTGCTCTCCGTGCTAGGCCTACTGGCAGCGgttatttatttcttgctgtgGTTGTGTTACAACCCACTAAGTCACAGGCGATTTTAAGTATGTCGCTAAATCCACAATACGACACAATCGGGAAAACTTTTATACAGCAGTACTATGCTATGTTCGATGATCCTGCCTTGCGACCAAATTTGGGGACGCTGTACAATGTAAGCTATCTTTGCTCTTACTTCTAGGCTAGGTATTTGAAATGAGGAACCTAATAACGTTTCAAGCTCTAGTAATGATTCTAAGTTCACCAGATGTTGTGTGGAAACTCGGCTGATTGCATAGTGATGAGTCTGTTAGCAATGTTGCACATAGTGAACGCATTTCCGTGCATGTTCCGTGCGTGTGGGTGGAGACCTGCTTGACCCATTGACAAGGATCAACTAAAACAGGACTTTGCCTGCTCGTTCAGGTACGCTGAAACTGCAATTTGAGTTCTCGTCTTGCAGGAAGAAAAGTCACTGATGACGTTTGAAGGACAACAGATTTTCGGACGAACGAAAATACTAGAAAAAATACAGGTAAGTTGTACCGGTTATTTAGCGAGTGCGGCTACTTGATTCAGTGCACCGTGAATTCTTTCTGTTTAAGTGACAGCTACGTAGATGTaagcgcgtgacaagcagtcccGAAACAGGAAGAAACGTGCATTGTTGTGACGTTTCTGATAATCGCACCTTTAATAGAAAATTTCATATTTCTCCCGTGTCTGACTAGGGTCTGGGCTTTCAGAAGATATGCCACTCTGTTACTATCATCGACTGTCAGCCAATGTTCGACGGTGGTATCCTAATATCCGTCTTAGGCCAGCTCAAGGTGAGTTCAAATTGTTGCACATTTATTGGTTTTGTTTAGAAATGTTACTGCAGACGTTTCAGTAGTCACAGTTGTCATAACCAGCAACTTAATGCTTACATAGAGCTGACATTCCCGATATGACAGTATTAACCTGGTGTACCATTTTCAAGTGTGGTAGTTGAACTAGGAGTCGAGATGCTAAGCATGAGCACATTTTTGCCCCAGTGCCAAAGAAATATGATTGTCATCTGTGCTGCTAGCTGTGTGTGCATTAAACAAGAGATGTGTGGGAATTTGTGGATATTTGGCCCTTTGCAACCATTTATGAGGTAGTTTCAGATAGAGTGGGCCCAAGTAATAGTGGCTGAAGCCAGtatggcttttcttttctttttcttttctgcagaCTGACGATGATCCAGCACATACATTTAACCAGGTGTTTGTGTTGAAGCCAATTGGGGACAGCTTTTATGTGGAGCACGATGTCTTCCGGCTAGCCCTGCACCACACGGCATGAGGACAACCAGTGGCAGCAACATGCGGTGTAGATCAGGGGACACCTGCTCTGCTGCCTGTATCGTCTCCGGTAGCTACGGCACAGATGGCTCAGGAGACAGCCCCAATTTGCTTTTGAAAGTTGTATGCGTGGTTTGTAATAAATGTACATTTCGCTCCTTTTTCACAGGCATCTCAAAATGTGACTTACTGCCTGAAATCTATGTTTGAGAAGGTTCATGTGCTTACTATTTCCATGCTTCTCGATAGAATACTGTGGCACCATGCACTTTTCTGCTTTTCGAGACACATGGTTGTTGTTCATAGCAGTAACACACAAGTATGGATGCAGACTTGTGTGTCACTCATTGGACTTCAAATAATTTATAACTGTAAGAACACAGGCTTTTACTGTGCACGTCTAGTGTAGATGCACTTTCAATGTTAAGTCAGAATTTTAAATTGCGCTTGTAGATCTAGGATACATGTTGCATGGAAACTTCAGCGAATTGCTGAATGTGTTCTTATATTGGTCTAACAGTGCTAAAGCAGACAAGGACTAAAGGCACACACCAGTGCTGACTTGCAAGTTTATTGTTGAAAAAACAATACAGGGAACAAatagaaaaaagttttttttttagttgtgtgTGGTGGTACATGGTGGTATCAAAAAGGTTTGAGACTGGCCCTGTTCTGAAGAAAGTAATTTATTTGTGTGCATTGAAACACTGTCGCCTTTTAAATAGTCCCTTGCACAGCAATACAGCACTCCCAGCGTTCCTGCCACATTGCGAATGTCCTGGATGTCTTCTTTCCAGAAGGAGTCTAGCACTATGCTGTGATTCAAGCTAGACAAAGGCAGTCATGCCAGATTGGTGACTTTTGAGCTGAGTTTACTTTGGCAAGAGACTGAAATAAGTGGCAGCCAAGTgtgacaagcagggtagaaataATGTTTTCGACAAGCTCGCGTGTGCTGAGTGATTTGTAATAGGGTGCTTTGTGATTGCGCAGCATCCTGCTCCAGACAGCCTTCCTCAGATGCCCTACACCTTGGCAGGAAAGCTCGCTGTTCATAATCTGGCCATTTTGGATGAATTCCTAATGCACAGTGCCATGAATGCCGAAAAAAAGCTACATGCGTGCGCTTTGTCGAGTTGTGAACAtttctaaagtttttttttttttttgtcatagatACAGGTTTTTCCACTGCAACGAATATTGCTTCGTCTTAGAGTCATAACCGTACACCCAAGTTGCACTCCTAGTGATGACCTTTGTCGTGAAAGATTGGTAACTCGTGTTTGCTTCTGCTTATTTCATTCTTCCCAAAATTAACAATCCAGCTTGAACATCTCCATTCTGACACAATTTAAATTGAGTTCAAATAGAAGGGTGTTCAACTCATTTTGGTAAAGAGCCGTCCAGGCATATTCTCAAATTTTCAGGAATGCTGGGAGCACTATATTGCTGTGCAAGGGGATTATTTCGAAGGTTAGTATATTTGCACATAAATTAATTTCTTCAATACAGAGCCAGTCTTGAAACTTTCGGTACCACCTCATATATGTTTTTTCATCAATAAGCATAGCTGTGAATAAGCGCTCGCATGCATACCTTATAGTCTTTGTCAGATTTAGCGTTGTTCAATGTAGCTGTAGTAATTTCTTAGTAAACTGGCCTTCTCATATTTCGTCATTTGTGATTGAAGTCTAAAGCATGGTTCAAGGCTATTGTTGGCAACCTTAAATATAGTGGTCTTTTTTATCTACTGTCAttagtgggttttttttttatcttggttCATGCAATAATTTTCATCTATTGACCTACCAACACGGGGAATGACTGCAGGTCATTATTGTTGATGCCAAACAAAAACGAGAATATTAACCGTTGAAACCTACGTAGCATATTCCTGTTGAAAAATTGTCTACTGTAGCACAGATTTGTTAACTAAAACTAGCTCCTTTGGGTGTATCCAGCAGTGTCTGGTGCAAatgtggtttatttatttatttatactgcaacCCCGAGTTGGGGTTTTAGCAGAGTGGAGTTACATTTGTTGGGTTTTTCAAATTTCCAAACAACTGTAACAATAAAGGAAATACATGGAAAGGAAGTACATAACTTGGCAATGTAAACACAATGATTTACTGGAACCAACACAATAGCATATAATAAGCTTAGTGTGGCATGCGAGACAAGTCACTGCTGTGGGTGTACAGTAAAAAGGTTTACGGATGGTTGTGAAACGACTTCATTAGTAAGTTTTTTCCATACAGttattgtcctaggaaaaaagaatacttaaaaGTGTTATTTCGAGTGGAAAAAGGAGTTGTGGTCAAGGCGTGTCTCTTCCCTGTGGCATATCCTGTAGAAAAAGTATCTGCGATATGTCTACCTTATAATCTTTAACTAACTGAAACAAAAATTTCAATCTCAAAATGCGATTTCTTTGCGTTAGTGTTGGGAGGTTGGCTTTTGCTAATAATTATGTGATTGAAGTTCGCCCAAAGCTGTTTTAAATAAATCTCGCCACTCTCTtttgcatttttatttttcaatttgGTTAACGTGTTTCTGAGTGTACAGGTACCAAATTATAGCTGTGTAACCTAAAGTTGACTGAACAATTGCCTTAAATGCAATAAGGCGAACAGCAGGAGTGGAAAGTTGGGCAGCTTATCTTAGATAAAAAGTTCGATGAGCTAACTACAGCGTTTGTTTCATCCAGCTAAGGTCATGTGAAATCCATAGAGCAGTGCTCCACTTCCAGCAGAAAGACGTTACAAGATGAATGAAGAGGATTACGCTTATGGGAAATTTTAATGAGAACGATCTTTTCAaaattaatagacatttgccatttATCACACCAATGAACGACCCTTTGAAGTGCTTCATTCAAATGAATTTGATCGTGCTGGCTTTCGATTTCCGAGTAAAggatgcagtcatc includes:
- the LOC126544041 gene encoding probable nuclear transport factor 2, with product MSLNPQYDTIGKTFIQQYYAMFDDPALRPNLGTLYNEEKSLMTFEGQQIFGRTKILEKIQGLGFQKICHSVTIIDCQPMFDGGILISVLGQLKTDDDPAHTFNQVFVLKPIGDSFYVEHDVFRLALHHTA